One Parageobacillus sp. KH3-4 genomic region harbors:
- a CDS encoding helix-turn-helix domain-containing protein, producing the protein MNGGYALFLMLFCLHRFNGERSLSAIYHLFSGKKSSQTLQDSKWFQLERFFGTWKEVTLNDIEALAEQLLENGLISPVQNRSYMLTEAGKTLLNEQMCRVFFPVHINGWRYHASEKWFWYRLSLLVQTLSNVLHRTRFEPIHRHEETLIWVKRYLLSQRKTARELAQTLYEEIYDILSSMSEEEATVFVLRLTSFERIGWTNEQIASLLQKDPVYVHFQFQNVLHYMMATAEAKRPSVLHELMHDLSLPIPLTFSTRKTYEWLLRGKSIEEIAQLRRLKRSTIEDHVVEIAANIPQFSIRPFINEKKAEKIIETVRKLRTRKLKAIRDAVADDVSYFEIRLVLAKEGEMW; encoded by the coding sequence ATGAACGGCGGGTATGCGTTATTTCTGATGTTATTTTGCTTACACCGTTTCAACGGGGAACGGTCTTTATCTGCGATATACCATCTGTTTTCTGGAAAAAAATCATCGCAAACGTTGCAAGATAGCAAATGGTTTCAGTTAGAACGTTTTTTTGGGACATGGAAAGAAGTCACGTTAAACGATATCGAGGCATTAGCCGAGCAATTGCTGGAAAACGGATTGATTTCCCCTGTACAAAACCGTTCCTATATGTTGACGGAAGCAGGAAAAACGCTGCTCAATGAACAGATGTGTCGCGTGTTTTTTCCTGTTCATATCAACGGATGGCGATATCATGCATCGGAAAAATGGTTTTGGTACCGTCTATCTTTGCTTGTCCAAACGTTATCCAACGTGCTTCATCGCACCCGTTTCGAACCGATTCACCGCCATGAGGAAACGTTAATTTGGGTAAAGCGTTATTTATTATCGCAAAGAAAAACGGCGCGGGAATTGGCGCAAACGCTCTATGAAGAAATATATGACATTCTTTCTTCCATGTCGGAAGAAGAAGCAACGGTGTTTGTGTTGCGCTTGACGAGTTTTGAGCGAATCGGCTGGACCAATGAGCAAATCGCTTCTTTATTGCAAAAAGACCCGGTATACGTTCACTTTCAATTTCAAAACGTGCTGCATTATATGATGGCCACAGCGGAAGCAAAACGGCCATCCGTTTTGCATGAATTAATGCATGATTTGTCATTACCTATACCGTTGACGTTTTCAACACGAAAAACGTATGAATGGCTCTTGCGCGGAAAGTCGATTGAAGAAATCGCCCAGTTGCGCCGCTTAAAAAGAAGCACCATTGAAGACCATGTGGTGGAGATTGCGGCAAATATTCCGCAGTTTTCCATTCGCCCGTTTATCAATGAGAAAAAGGCGGAAAAAATTATTGAAACGGTACGAAAGTTGCGAACACGAAAATTAAAAGCGATTCGCGATGCTGTCGCTGACGATGTTAGCTACTTTGAAATTCGCCTCGTGTTGGCAAAGGAAGGAGAAATGTGGTGA
- a CDS encoding ATP-dependent DNA helicase RecQ → MVTLEQLLREKFGYSSFRKGQREIIEDILRGYDVLAMLPTGGGKSLCYQLPAYVLKGSVLIISPLVSLMEDQVQQLRQRGEKRVIAFNSFLETEVKRKAIERLHEFRFIYVSPEMLQSERLLHALMNIRISLFVVDEAHCISQWGYDFRPDFLKLGEIRKRLGSPTCLALTATAPPEVTDDIVHILQLQPLRRHIYSVDRPNIAIKVEKTEFVQEKVKKLFDYVKMLQGPGLIYFSSRQWAETAARQLQREGIERVAYYHGGMDSEQRMLVQQQFLRGQLEIVCCTSAFGMGVNKENIRFVIHFHMPGQMEAYLQEIGRAGRDGKRSIAILLYTNGDEDMVQSLMETELPTDAQVKRLCESLRLYGAAPNSLEQQMSESSLTDVQKRILTYFLETEGVASSPRPLTEQEVADLYEKLMKKIETRRQWKRKKLREMIKWVFHRSCRREFIVRAFQQSLTNKPDLCCDQCGFPLEGYLRVETEKKDFRFHGWQAELKRIFF, encoded by the coding sequence GTGGTGACATTAGAGCAGTTGCTTCGCGAAAAATTTGGTTATTCCTCTTTTCGCAAAGGACAGCGGGAAATTATTGAAGACATTTTGCGCGGATATGATGTATTAGCGATGCTGCCAACAGGTGGAGGCAAATCGCTTTGCTATCAGCTTCCCGCATATGTACTAAAAGGCAGTGTGTTAATTATTTCGCCGCTCGTTTCGCTGATGGAAGACCAAGTGCAGCAGCTTCGGCAACGGGGAGAAAAGAGAGTCATCGCCTTTAATAGTTTTTTAGAAACGGAAGTAAAAAGAAAAGCGATCGAGCGGCTGCATGAATTTCGGTTTATTTACGTTTCCCCGGAGATGCTGCAGTCGGAACGGCTGCTTCATGCGCTGATGAACATCCGCATTTCCTTGTTTGTCGTCGACGAAGCGCATTGCATTTCTCAGTGGGGATATGATTTTCGCCCTGATTTTTTAAAGTTAGGGGAAATTCGCAAGCGCCTCGGCTCTCCAACTTGTTTGGCGTTGACAGCCACTGCGCCGCCTGAGGTGACGGATGATATTGTGCATATTCTGCAGCTTCAGCCGCTGCGCCGGCACATTTACTCTGTTGACAGGCCTAATATCGCGATCAAAGTAGAAAAAACGGAGTTTGTTCAAGAAAAAGTAAAAAAGCTGTTTGATTATGTCAAAATGTTGCAAGGTCCGGGGCTAATTTATTTTTCAAGCCGGCAATGGGCGGAAACAGCGGCGCGGCAGCTACAAAGGGAAGGAATCGAACGAGTCGCCTATTATCACGGAGGAATGGATTCCGAACAGCGGATGCTCGTCCAGCAACAATTTTTGCGCGGCCAATTGGAAATTGTTTGCTGTACGAGCGCATTTGGCATGGGTGTGAATAAGGAAAATATTCGTTTTGTCATTCATTTTCATATGCCTGGTCAAATGGAGGCGTATTTGCAAGAAATTGGAAGGGCAGGGCGCGATGGAAAAAGGAGCATTGCGATTTTACTGTATACCAATGGCGATGAGGACATGGTACAATCTCTTATGGAAACGGAATTGCCGACAGATGCGCAGGTGAAGCGATTATGCGAAAGTTTGCGATTATATGGCGCGGCGCCGAATAGTCTCGAACAGCAAATGAGCGAAAGTTCATTGACAGACGTACAGAAACGGATTTTGACGTATTTTTTGGAAACAGAAGGAGTCGCTTCCTCCCCCCGGCCGCTGACGGAACAAGAAGTTGCGGATTTGTATGAAAAACTAATGAAGAAGATCGAAACACGCAGACAATGGAAGCGAAAGAAGCTGCGAGAAATGATAAAATGGGTTTTTCACCGTTCATGCCGACGGGAGTTCATCGTTCGCGCTTTTCAACAATCATTGACGAACAAGCCGGATTTATGCTGCGACCAGTGCGGATTTCCGCTTGAGGGTTACTTGCGCGTGGAGACAGAGAAAAAGGATTTCCGTTTTCATGGCTGGCAAGCGGAATTAAAGCGAATTTTCTTTTAA
- a CDS encoding CPBP family intramembrane glutamic endopeptidase: protein MRRQSEQIRMMSDREVLIHLYVTQLLLIVVSAIAGFFLFDISTFRKIWHFDAATVLTYGGGSAAIVLFIDFLSMRYLPEHWYDDGGINEKIFENRSIPHIFFLCLLIAFSEELLFRGVIQTHFGLFVASIVFALLHVRYLEKLFLFAMVVLLSFFLGYIYQLTNSLWVTIFAHFLIDFILAVDIRLDYVRNMKQKDGGDCV, encoded by the coding sequence ATGAGGCGGCAAAGTGAACAAATCCGCATGATGAGCGACCGCGAAGTACTCATTCATTTATATGTTACCCAGTTATTGTTAATTGTCGTGTCTGCTATTGCCGGGTTTTTTCTTTTTGATATTTCGACATTCCGAAAAATTTGGCATTTTGATGCCGCAACGGTGCTGACGTATGGCGGAGGGAGCGCCGCTATTGTCTTATTCATCGATTTTTTGTCAATGCGCTATTTGCCGGAGCATTGGTATGATGATGGGGGAATTAACGAAAAAATTTTTGAAAATCGGTCGATTCCGCATATCTTTTTTTTATGTTTATTGATCGCATTTAGCGAAGAGCTGCTGTTTCGCGGCGTCATCCAGACGCATTTTGGCTTGTTTGTTGCCAGCATCGTGTTTGCTTTGTTGCACGTGCGCTATTTGGAAAAGCTGTTTTTATTTGCGATGGTCGTCTTGTTAAGCTTTTTTCTCGGATATATTTACCAATTGACAAACAGCCTTTGGGTGACGATTTTTGCCCATTTCCTTATCGATTTTATTTTGGCGGTCGATATTCGCCTTGACTATGTTCGCAACATGAAACAAAAAGACGGGGGCGATTGTGTGTGA
- a CDS encoding LysM domain-containing protein → MNQHEQAEGVWRGAVEQKHEDVLSLPSRREVHKRKKEKKRAKWKLKYPLIRLLALFFISLPVLMLVIYYAHNDSKTVTVITRSETGSYEKIDIAPDEEKTAPPLSRPSTQKKERPQSDVQKEDGASGGQPKTITHTVQENETLYSIAMKYYQSDKGMEIIKKWNHLKSMQLHKGQVLQIPMVDVEK, encoded by the coding sequence GTGAATCAGCACGAACAAGCAGAAGGAGTATGGCGAGGGGCAGTGGAACAAAAACATGAGGATGTTCTGTCGCTTCCATCGCGCAGAGAGGTGCATAAACGAAAGAAAGAGAAAAAGCGGGCGAAATGGAAATTAAAATATCCGCTTATCCGTTTGTTGGCGCTGTTTTTTATTTCTCTCCCTGTTTTAATGTTAGTCATTTATTATGCGCATAATGATTCAAAGACTGTGACTGTTATCACGCGCAGCGAGACAGGCAGTTATGAGAAAATCGATATTGCTCCTGACGAGGAAAAAACTGCGCCACCATTAAGCAGACCTAGCACGCAGAAAAAAGAGCGCCCTCAATCAGACGTGCAAAAAGAAGATGGAGCTTCAGGAGGGCAGCCAAAAACGATTACACATACGGTGCAAGAAAATGAAACGCTATACAGCATCGCGATGAAATATTATCAAAGTGATAAAGGAATGGAAATTATCAAAAAATGGAACCATTTAAAAAGCATGCAGCTTCATAAAGGGCAGGTGCTGCAAATTCCAATGGTGGACGTGGAAAAATAA
- a CDS encoding YpbF family protein has translation MSKGFFEDFHIDEVTKQMLFGVIEKKQKWERLRKNVIFLQIVTFSGFTAFFIYVLFNLVVPSGTWAAFVQVFFGKTAHLYILLLLFTSYWAVLHYKRNADKAEEEFHSLRCEIIQKSADLWKEEQQWKERHKLFELMKKEYDINLYYENS, from the coding sequence GTGAGCAAAGGATTTTTCGAAGATTTTCACATTGATGAAGTAACGAAGCAAATGCTGTTTGGAGTGATTGAAAAAAAGCAAAAATGGGAACGTTTAAGGAAAAACGTCATTTTTTTGCAAATTGTTACTTTTAGCGGATTTACTGCGTTTTTCATCTACGTTTTATTTAATTTGGTTGTTCCGAGCGGCACATGGGCGGCGTTTGTTCAGGTGTTTTTCGGAAAAACAGCGCATTTGTATATATTATTATTGTTGTTTACGTCGTACTGGGCCGTTTTGCATTACAAACGAAATGCGGACAAAGCAGAAGAAGAATTCCACTCACTTCGCTGCGAAATCATTCAAAAAAGCGCTGATTTATGGAAAGAAGAGCAACAATGGAAAGAAAGGCATAAATTGTTCGAGCTGATGAAAAAGGAGTACGATATTAACCTGTATTACGAAAATAGCTGA
- a CDS encoding manganese catalase family protein — translation MWIYEKKLQYPVRVSTCNPKLAKYLIEQYGGADGELAAALRYLNQRYTIPDKVIGLLTDIGTEELAHLEMIATMVYKLTKDATPEQLKEAGLDAHYVDHDRALFYHNAAGVPFTATYIQAKGDPITDLYEDIAAEEKARATYQWIINMSDDPDLNDGLRFLREREIIHAQRFREAVEILKEERDQKKFF, via the coding sequence GTGTGGATTTATGAAAAAAAATTGCAATATCCCGTCCGCGTCAGCACATGCAATCCGAAATTAGCGAAATATTTAATTGAACAATATGGCGGGGCAGACGGAGAACTTGCTGCTGCGCTCCGCTATTTAAACCAGCGCTACACCATTCCTGATAAAGTGATCGGCCTGCTCACAGATATCGGAACAGAAGAATTAGCGCATTTGGAAATGATCGCGACAATGGTGTACAAATTAACGAAAGATGCGACTCCAGAGCAATTGAAAGAAGCGGGGCTGGACGCGCATTATGTCGATCATGATCGCGCTTTATTTTATCATAACGCCGCCGGTGTCCCATTTACAGCGACATACATTCAGGCAAAAGGAGACCCGATCACCGATTTGTACGAAGATATTGCAGCAGAGGAAAAAGCACGGGCAACATACCAATGGATTATTAACATGAGCGATGATCCTGATTTAAACGACGGGCTCCGTTTTTTACGTGAACGGGAAATCATTCACGCCCAGCGTTTTCGCGAGGCCGTCGAAATTTTAAAAGAAGAGCGCGACCAGAAGAAATTTTTCTGA
- a CDS encoding spore coat protein CotJB, with translation MKQVSKEYYELLEQLQTVDFALVELTLYLDTHPTDYQAIQQFNQLAQRRKQLKKQFESAYGPLQQFGNSYSNYPWNWDDAPWPWQV, from the coding sequence ATGAAACAGGTGTCAAAAGAATATTATGAGCTTTTGGAACAGCTTCAAACGGTTGATTTTGCCCTCGTCGAACTCACGTTATACCTCGACACCCATCCTACCGACTATCAAGCCATCCAACAATTTAACCAGCTCGCGCAAAGACGGAAACAATTAAAGAAACAGTTTGAATCCGCCTACGGACCGCTTCAGCAATTTGGAAACAGCTATTCCAACTATCCATGGAACTGGGATGATGCCCCTTGGCCTTGGCAAGTATAA
- a CDS encoding spore coat associated protein CotJA — protein MFTTRKQYEPYVSPFDPCPPIRVKTYVTAPNLYVGFQPPNLPQFPLHEALKKGTLWKIFYDPYYGPHEMKFKGDQQ, from the coding sequence ATGTTTACGACACGGAAACAATATGAACCTTATGTAAGTCCGTTTGACCCTTGCCCGCCGATTCGCGTCAAAACATATGTCACCGCGCCGAATCTGTATGTCGGATTTCAGCCGCCAAACTTGCCGCAATTTCCATTGCATGAAGCGCTAAAAAAAGGTACTCTTTGGAAAATTTTTTATGATCCATATTATGGCCCGCATGAAATGAAATTCAAAGGTGATCAACAATGA
- a CDS encoding metallophosphoesterase, producing the protein MLVWIVVFVFLCLLAYMWWEAHRNRVVRIELAFPQFPSSFRAFSIFFVSDLHRRTLAEKIVKEIKGEADIVLVGGDLTEKGVPPARVKENIRRLKTIGPVYFIWGNNDYEAEYDLHSLLLEEGVHILENRAAVLQSANGEKLALIGVADMSKRKARLEEALQGVDENAFRILASHNPKIVQRLRPEHRISLVVSGHTHGGQIRFLSFGLYEKGGLKNVDGTVVYVSNGYGTTNIPLRLGAPAETNLITIRSAEEDGEKMLV; encoded by the coding sequence ATGTTGGTTTGGATCGTCGTTTTTGTTTTTCTTTGCTTATTGGCCTATATGTGGTGGGAAGCGCATCGAAACCGCGTTGTTCGCATTGAATTGGCATTTCCGCAGTTTCCAAGCAGTTTTCGGGCGTTTTCCATTTTTTTTGTTTCTGATCTTCACAGGAGGACATTGGCGGAAAAAATTGTCAAGGAAATAAAAGGGGAGGCAGATATTGTGCTAGTTGGCGGGGACCTTACGGAAAAAGGGGTGCCCCCCGCACGCGTCAAGGAAAATATCCGCCGTCTAAAAACGATTGGGCCGGTTTATTTTATTTGGGGGAATAATGATTACGAAGCGGAATATGATTTGCACTCACTTTTGCTCGAGGAAGGAGTGCATATATTGGAAAACCGCGCTGCTGTGCTACAATCCGCAAATGGGGAAAAGCTTGCGCTCATCGGGGTGGCAGACATGAGCAAACGAAAGGCGAGGTTGGAAGAAGCGCTTCAAGGAGTAGATGAGAACGCCTTCCGTATTCTCGCCTCGCATAATCCGAAAATCGTTCAGCGCCTTCGCCCCGAGCACCGCATTTCCCTTGTCGTCAGCGGACATACGCATGGAGGACAAATTCGCTTTTTATCGTTCGGGCTGTATGAAAAAGGCGGGTTAAAAAACGTGGACGGAACGGTGGTTTACGTCAGTAACGGGTACGGGACGACGAATATTCCGCTCCGGCTCGGGGCCCCTGCGGAAACGAATTTGATTACGATTCGTTCAGCTGAAGAAGATGGAGAAAAAATGCTTGTCTAA
- a CDS encoding genetic competence negative regulator: MRLERLTHNKIKIFLTFDDLMDRGLTKEDLWKDTFKVHQLFRDMIEEASEELGFEVNGSIAVEVYSLPAQGMVVIVTSEGEYDDTEEEFADDYIEMQVTLDESDDIFYEFQTFEDVIQLAHRLYAIGCLDGTLYSYQNRFYLHVAEEPPIPLDNFVALLAEFASPSTITIHRVQEYGKKLIEHRAIEQLVRYFPAS; this comes from the coding sequence ATGCGTCTTGAGCGCTTAACCCATAATAAAATTAAAATTTTCCTTACGTTTGACGATTTAATGGATCGAGGTTTAACGAAAGAGGATTTATGGAAAGATACATTTAAAGTTCATCAATTGTTTCGTGACATGATTGAGGAGGCAAGCGAGGAACTCGGCTTTGAAGTAAACGGGTCGATCGCGGTGGAAGTATACTCTTTACCGGCACAGGGAATGGTTGTTATCGTAACAAGTGAGGGCGAATATGACGATACGGAGGAAGAGTTCGCAGACGATTATATTGAAATGCAAGTAACGCTCGATGAGAGCGATGACATATTTTATGAATTTCAGACGTTCGAAGATGTCATTCAGCTTGCTCATCGTCTTTACGCGATCGGTTGCTTGGACGGAACTCTCTACTCCTATCAAAACCGCTTTTACTTGCACGTCGCTGAAGAACCGCCGATTCCGCTCGATAATTTTGTCGCTTTGTTGGCGGAATTTGCCAGCCCTTCCACGATAACGATACATCGTGTGCAAGAATATGGAAAAAAACTAATCGAACATCGCGCAATTGAACAACTTGTTCGCTATTTTCCAGCTTCTTAA
- a CDS encoding Glu/Leu/Phe/Val dehydrogenase produces MVADKHTNEENLEEKEEKYDVLTATQIVIHRALEKLGYPEEVYELLKEPIRMLTVRIPVRMDDGTVKIFTGYRAQHNDAVGPTKGGVRFHPNVTEREVKALSIWMSLKCGIVDLPYGGGKGGIVCDPRTMSFRELERLSRGYVRAISQIVGPTKDIPAPDVFTNSQIMAWMMDEYSRIDEFNSPGFITGKPLVLGGSHGRETATAKGVTICIREAAKKRGIDLKGARVVIQGFGNAGSFLAKFMHDAGAKVIGISDVYGALYDPNGLDIDYLLERRDSFGTVTKLFKNTITNKELLELDCDILVPAAIENQITKENAPNIKASIVVEAANGPTTLEATEILTKRGILLVPDVLASAGGVTVSYFEWVQNNQGYYWTEEEVEERLEKVMVKAFNNVYEMAQTRRVDMRLAAYMVGVRKMAEACRFRGWV; encoded by the coding sequence ATGGTAGCCGACAAGCATACCAACGAAGAAAATCTGGAAGAAAAAGAAGAAAAATATGATGTATTAACGGCGACGCAAATCGTTATACATAGAGCATTGGAAAAGCTTGGATACCCAGAAGAAGTATATGAGCTGCTCAAAGAGCCGATTCGCATGTTGACAGTAAGAATTCCTGTGCGTATGGACGACGGTACTGTAAAAATTTTTACCGGCTACCGTGCCCAGCATAATGATGCCGTTGGTCCAACGAAGGGAGGCGTCCGCTTCCATCCAAACGTGACAGAACGCGAGGTGAAAGCGTTATCTATTTGGATGAGCCTGAAATGCGGAATTGTCGATTTGCCATATGGCGGGGGAAAAGGCGGAATCGTCTGTGATCCGCGCACGATGTCATTCCGCGAATTAGAACGGCTGAGCCGCGGCTATGTCCGCGCGATCAGCCAGATTGTCGGTCCGACGAAAGACATTCCCGCGCCAGATGTCTTTACGAACTCGCAAATTATGGCGTGGATGATGGACGAATATAGCCGCATTGACGAGTTTAATTCACCTGGATTCATTACAGGAAAGCCGTTGGTGCTAGGTGGATCGCATGGCCGTGAAACCGCGACGGCAAAAGGGGTTACCATTTGCATCCGCGAAGCAGCGAAAAAACGCGGAATCGATTTGAAAGGTGCCCGTGTGGTCATCCAAGGATTTGGAAACGCAGGAAGCTTTTTGGCCAAATTTATGCACGATGCTGGCGCGAAAGTCATCGGCATTTCCGACGTATACGGGGCGCTTTACGATCCAAACGGTTTAGATATCGACTATTTGTTAGAGCGTCGGGACAGCTTTGGCACAGTGACGAAATTGTTTAAAAACACGATTACAAATAAAGAATTGCTAGAGCTCGATTGCGATATTTTAGTGCCGGCGGCGATTGAAAATCAAATTACGAAAGAAAATGCGCCAAATATTAAAGCGAGCATTGTCGTGGAAGCGGCAAACGGCCCAACAACGCTAGAAGCGACGGAAATTTTAACGAAGCGTGGCATTTTGCTTGTTCCGGACGTATTAGCGAGCGCTGGCGGTGTGACTGTGTCATATTTTGAATGGGTGCAAAACAACCAAGGATATTATTGGACGGAGGAAGAAGTGGAAGAACGTCTGGAAAAAGTAATGGTCAAAGCGTTTAATAACGTGTATGAAATGGCGCAAACACGTCGCGTTGACATGAGGCTGGCTGCTTATATGGTCGGCGTTCGCAAAATGGCAGAAGCGTGCCGTTTCCGCGGCTGGGTATAA
- a CDS encoding YpdA family putative bacillithiol disulfide reductase gives MKEEKIIIVGGGPCGLAAAIALQDVGYRPLVIEKGNIVNSIYHFPTHQTFFSTSDRLEIGGVPFITENRKPKRNQALAYYREVVTRKQVRVQTFEKVEQVEKQDDGTFLVQTTKGRYRAEYVIVATGYYDNPNYMNIPGENLPKVTHYFKEAHPYYNTDCVVIGGKNSSVDAALELVKAGARVTVLYRGSGYSPSIKPWILPEFDSLVRKGIIKMEFNAHVKEITEDAVIYEVGGERKKIKNDFVFAMTGYHPDHEFLKKMGVGVDPETGRPLYDPETMETNVRGIFIAGVIAAGNDANEIFIENGRFHGGQIAACIAKREKEKSQ, from the coding sequence ATGAAAGAAGAAAAGATCATTATTGTTGGCGGCGGTCCTTGCGGGCTTGCTGCAGCCATTGCTTTGCAAGACGTCGGTTATCGTCCGTTAGTAATAGAGAAAGGAAATATCGTTAATTCGATTTATCATTTTCCGACTCATCAAACGTTTTTTAGCACAAGCGATCGCCTTGAAATTGGCGGAGTTCCGTTTATTACGGAGAATCGGAAACCAAAGCGAAATCAGGCGCTCGCTTATTACCGAGAAGTCGTCACGAGAAAACAAGTGCGTGTGCAAACGTTTGAGAAAGTGGAACAAGTGGAAAAGCAAGATGACGGAACATTTCTCGTGCAGACGACAAAAGGACGATACCGCGCCGAATACGTTATTGTGGCCACCGGCTATTATGACAACCCGAATTATATGAACATACCGGGGGAAAATTTGCCGAAAGTAACGCACTATTTTAAAGAAGCGCATCCGTATTACAATACCGATTGCGTCGTCATCGGCGGAAAAAATTCCAGCGTGGACGCGGCGCTAGAACTCGTCAAGGCGGGCGCGCGCGTCACGGTATTGTATCGGGGAAGCGGATATTCGCCAAGCATCAAGCCTTGGATTTTACCGGAATTTGATTCTCTCGTTCGCAAAGGAATTATTAAAATGGAGTTTAACGCCCATGTAAAAGAGATTACGGAGGATGCCGTCATTTACGAAGTGGGAGGCGAACGCAAAAAAATCAAAAACGATTTTGTGTTCGCTATGACTGGATACCATCCTGACCACGAATTTTTAAAAAAGATGGGAGTTGGGGTCGATCCGGAAACAGGCCGGCCGCTTTATGATCCGGAGACGATGGAAACGAATGTGCGCGGCATTTTTATCGCGGGCGTCATTGCGGCAGGAAATGACGCGAATGAAATTTTTATTGAAAACGGGCGCTTTCATGGCGGGCAAATTGCCGCTTGCATCGCAAAACGAGAAAAGGAGAAATCACAATAA
- a CDS encoding asparaginase, giving the protein MKKVALITTGGTIASKKTEEGKYVSGEMTGEELAQICNLPDDIKIEIHSLFQLPSMHMTFEHLLILKNKIEEIYQDKTIDGIVITHGTDTMEETAYFLDLTISDERPIVLTGSQRSPEQQGSDAYTNIRHAVYTACHDDLRGVGTVVVFNERIFVARHVKKVHASNLQGFAVFGYGYLGIIDNDKVYVYQKPIRREVYKIKNEIPEVDIIKCYLDADDKFIKAAIHANVKGIVLEGVGRGQVSPKMMDAVKEAVSKGIKVVITTSAEEGEVYTTYDYLGSAYDLVKNGVILGKDLDSKKARIKLAILLSANEDSLEQKFSI; this is encoded by the coding sequence ATGAAAAAAGTAGCACTAATTACTACCGGTGGGACAATAGCAAGCAAAAAGACAGAAGAAGGTAAATATGTTTCAGGTGAAATGACAGGAGAAGAATTAGCGCAAATTTGCAATTTGCCTGATGATATTAAAATAGAAATACACTCTTTATTTCAATTGCCAAGTATGCATATGACATTTGAACACTTATTAATCCTGAAAAATAAAATTGAGGAGATTTATCAAGATAAAACGATCGATGGTATAGTCATTACCCATGGAACCGATACCATGGAGGAAACAGCCTATTTTTTAGACTTAACCATTTCAGATGAGCGCCCAATTGTTTTAACGGGTTCTCAGCGTTCCCCAGAGCAACAAGGAAGTGATGCATATACAAATATTCGCCATGCCGTTTATACGGCTTGTCATGACGATTTAAGAGGCGTTGGCACAGTTGTCGTGTTTAATGAACGCATATTTGTAGCTAGACATGTTAAAAAAGTACATGCTTCTAATTTGCAGGGATTTGCTGTTTTTGGATACGGATATTTAGGTATTATCGATAATGATAAAGTATACGTATATCAAAAACCAATTAGAAGAGAAGTATACAAAATAAAAAATGAAATACCTGAAGTAGATATTATCAAATGCTATTTAGACGCCGATGATAAATTTATAAAAGCAGCGATTCATGCTAATGTAAAAGGGATTGTTTTAGAGGGGGTAGGCCGAGGACAAGTATCGCCAAAAATGATGGATGCAGTAAAAGAAGCCGTATCCAAAGGAATAAAAGTTGTAATTACTACGAGTGCAGAAGAAGGTGAGGTATATACTACTTATGATTATTTAGGCAGTGCTTATGATCTTGTCAAAAATGGGGTTATTTTAGGGAAAGATTTAGATAGCAAAAAAGCAAGAATAAAATTAGCCATATTACTTTCTGCTAATGAAGATAGTTTAGAACAAAAATTTTCTATATGA
- a CDS encoding asparaginase domain-containing protein has translation MKEDEKQVPFLLTKRIRFHDAPPPLASIADVYVEELLHLPSPHMTSREMLQLRKRIEETTANEQWKDSVVTHGTDTLEETAYFFKFKRVNGHTHCHYRSDGNRRRWGIGQ, from the coding sequence ATGAAAGAAGACGAAAAACAGGTGCCGTTCCTTCTGACAAAGCGCATCCGTTTTCATGATGCGCCCCCGCCGTTAGCGAGCATTGCCGACGTTTACGTCGAAGAACTGCTCCACTTGCCGTCGCCGCATATGACATCGCGGGAAATGCTGCAATTGCGCAAGCGAATCGAAGAAACAACCGCAAATGAACAATGGAAGGACTCTGTTGTTACGCATGGAACGGATACATTGGAAGAAACAGCATATTTTTTTAAATTTAAACGTGTGAACGGACATACCCATTGTCATTACAGGAGCGATGGAAATCGGCGCCGATGGGGCATAGGACAATGA